A segment of the Butyrivibrio fibrisolvens genome:
ATTACCAAATCTCTCTTCCTACCGGTTCACCCCAGTCAAATTCGCCATCCAAATGGAGCTGCCCACCATATTCAGCAGCACGCTCTTCTAATGATTTATGTCTAAATGTTTTGACAAGCATAATCATACCGTTAGATACCTTTACATCAAGGATATCATCAACTGAAAATGCAGCTTCTTGAAGTACTTCTTTCGGTATTCTAATTTCCTGACTATTGCCCCATGTTTTTACTTGAGCTTGCATAAGCAATACCTCCTTTGTATATACATTGTATATCCTCAAGGCAAAAAATCAGCTTATTCGCCACCTCGATTAGCACATTTTACTGGAATACAACCATTCCACTATTATTCCAGGGCTTTAAGATAAATAGTACAAGAATGATTTTCTTTAGACTCATAGACCTCTTTAACTACATACCTGAGCGCCCATTCCGGTATTTTATCTTTAACTAACTTGCCATGATAAAAGCAGCCCCAAACATCATCTCTTTCACTATATTGACAAATATCTACTTCCATATCTGCTGCGTCATTTGCATGCAGACGTATGTAGTCACTAAGTGTCCGCGGATAAGCCATATTACTTGTCCTTTCTTTTCAGCTCATAGCTGCCAATGTTTTCATCAAGTTCTTTTTCTGTTAATTCTGTGTATTTCATATTTGTTATCCTAAATCCT
Coding sequences within it:
- a CDS encoding AbrB/MazE/SpoVT family DNA-binding domain-containing protein; the encoded protein is MQAQVKTWGNSQEIRIPKEVLQEAAFSVDDILDVKVSNGMIMLVKTFRHKSLEERAAEYGGQLHLDGEFDWGEPVGREIW